Proteins from a genomic interval of Rhodococcoides fascians A25f:
- a CDS encoding DUF6282 family protein yields MADPVHLEFVDIHHHAGVDTLRRRRTVLEAGEEYRRLAGWVVVKSHLASTTAVAWEARRRGLPVSGSVVLNHLAGGLDPRVVEQAVLTHGPDSPARPLIYLPTLTGHAHAPSQDAFHPDIGARSVGIRVSDDEGRLLPETVEVIAACADLPVVLATGHCVRDEVMRVVDCAVEHGVSRIVVTHATHPMVGLTDDDLRALADLEQVFIELTGLTYILKRRTPEELLTAIGAHPRVILSSDLGQPANPDIEEWLSGTRAWLRSNGVSEREIRELLVERPSSLIAS; encoded by the coding sequence ATGGCGGACCCTGTGCATCTGGAGTTCGTGGATATCCACCACCACGCCGGGGTCGATACGCTGCGGCGACGGCGCACTGTGCTGGAGGCGGGTGAGGAGTATCGGCGGCTCGCAGGATGGGTGGTGGTCAAGTCTCACCTGGCCTCCACCACCGCGGTCGCCTGGGAGGCTCGCCGACGAGGACTACCGGTATCGGGCTCGGTGGTGCTCAATCATCTTGCGGGTGGCCTCGATCCGAGGGTCGTCGAGCAAGCGGTGCTGACCCACGGGCCCGATTCTCCGGCTCGCCCGCTGATCTATCTGCCCACACTGACCGGGCATGCGCATGCCCCGTCGCAGGATGCGTTCCATCCGGACATCGGCGCCCGCAGCGTGGGCATACGTGTGAGTGACGACGAGGGTCGCTTGCTGCCCGAGACCGTCGAGGTGATTGCCGCCTGTGCCGATCTGCCGGTTGTGTTGGCCACCGGCCACTGCGTGCGCGACGAGGTGATGCGCGTCGTCGATTGTGCCGTCGAGCATGGAGTTTCGCGCATCGTCGTCACGCACGCCACTCACCCCATGGTCGGACTGACCGACGACGACCTTCGTGCCCTCGCGGATCTCGAACAGGTCTTCATCGAACTCACCGGTCTGACGTACATCCTGAAGCGGCGCACGCCGGAGGAACTCCTGACGGCCATCGGGGCGCATCCGCGGGTGATCCTCAGTTCCGACCTCGGGCAGCCGGCCAATCCCGATATCGAGGAGTGGCTGAGCGGGACACGAGCGTGGTTGCGGAGCAACGGTGTGTCCGAGCGCGAAATTCGTGAGCTACTCGTCGAACGGCCCTCGAGCCTCATTGCGTCCTAG
- a CDS encoding RraA family protein, whose protein sequence is MTLPAPALDDVIDRLRLTDTAAVSDALDSLGIPGVLTGIACRVPGVTMVGVAYTVTYGPVEDTTTFHNAANYIDDVPAGAVIVVDNGGSLECTNWGNILTAVAMQRGVAGTVIHGSARDIAEIRSHGYPLFSTGVSMVSGKNRVTLAATGNDIDVHGVRVSPGDVIVADDNGAIRIPRAIAEAVAERATQVDETERRIADAVRAGTRLDRARSEFGYATPWEPARP, encoded by the coding sequence GTGACACTGCCAGCACCCGCGCTCGACGACGTGATCGATCGCCTCCGCCTCACCGACACCGCCGCAGTGTCCGATGCCCTCGACAGCCTCGGCATTCCGGGTGTGCTCACCGGAATCGCTTGTCGGGTACCGGGAGTGACCATGGTCGGGGTCGCCTACACCGTCACGTACGGGCCGGTGGAAGATACGACAACCTTCCACAATGCCGCCAACTACATCGACGACGTGCCCGCCGGGGCGGTCATCGTCGTCGACAACGGTGGCAGCCTCGAATGCACCAACTGGGGCAACATCCTGACCGCGGTGGCCATGCAGCGCGGTGTCGCCGGCACGGTGATTCACGGTTCCGCCCGCGACATCGCCGAGATCCGAAGCCACGGGTACCCATTGTTCAGCACCGGGGTGTCGATGGTCAGCGGAAAGAATCGCGTCACGCTCGCGGCAACCGGCAACGACATCGATGTACACGGGGTGCGAGTGAGCCCGGGCGATGTGATCGTCGCCGACGACAACGGTGCGATTCGGATTCCTCGGGCGATCGCGGAGGCGGTGGCCGAGCGCGCAACACAGGTCGACGAGACCGAACGACGCATCGCCGACGCAGTGCGGGCCGGTACTCGATTGGACCGAGCGCGAAGCGAATTCGGCTACGCGACACCGTGGGAGCCGGCAAGGCCGTGA
- a CDS encoding isocitrate/isopropylmalate dehydrogenase family protein → MTTIAVLPGDGIGPEVTDAALPIIAAAGLDWTLEFGDVGWSCWQTEGNPVPERTWDLIDRTDGCLLAAITSKPLREAEAELPVELRGTGVRFVSPVIQLRQRLGLYANLRPVTDYRADTFAFEVVRENTEGLYAGFDYHGLDGELWDLVSNHPNAAASGPADTSVSLRLQTRVGIDRLLRFAFERAVVGGHSLVTLADKPNVLRQSSNFLRGRLETIAADYPDIDFEIANVDAVALWMVKSPGRFGVVVAENMFGDILSDLGAGVMGGLGLASSANIGDGGCYFEPVHGSAPGMAGAGRANPMAMILTIAQLAEHLGEDAAASRIRTAVSNVIRAGTTVTYDLGGSASTSIAAKAIIEELS, encoded by the coding sequence ATGACCACCATCGCAGTATTGCCCGGCGACGGCATCGGTCCCGAGGTGACCGATGCAGCCCTGCCGATCATCGCCGCTGCAGGCCTCGACTGGACACTCGAATTCGGTGACGTCGGATGGTCCTGCTGGCAGACCGAGGGCAACCCGGTTCCGGAACGGACGTGGGATCTCATCGACCGGACGGACGGGTGTCTGCTCGCGGCGATCACCAGCAAGCCGTTGCGCGAGGCCGAAGCCGAACTGCCCGTGGAGCTTCGCGGCACCGGTGTGCGATTCGTATCGCCCGTCATCCAGCTTCGGCAGCGACTCGGCTTGTACGCCAACCTGCGTCCGGTCACGGATTACCGCGCAGACACCTTCGCCTTCGAGGTGGTCCGCGAGAACACCGAGGGGTTGTATGCCGGATTCGACTACCACGGACTCGACGGCGAACTCTGGGATCTGGTGTCGAATCACCCGAATGCGGCCGCCTCGGGACCCGCGGACACCAGTGTCAGTCTTCGCCTGCAGACCCGGGTAGGAATCGATCGGCTACTGCGCTTCGCCTTCGAGCGTGCGGTGGTGGGTGGGCACTCGCTCGTGACACTCGCAGACAAGCCGAATGTGCTGCGGCAGAGCAGCAACTTCCTGCGCGGACGGCTCGAGACCATTGCCGCCGACTACCCCGATATCGACTTCGAGATCGCCAACGTGGACGCCGTCGCACTGTGGATGGTCAAGAGCCCTGGGCGATTCGGCGTCGTCGTCGCCGAGAACATGTTCGGAGACATCCTCTCCGATCTCGGCGCGGGTGTGATGGGAGGGTTGGGATTGGCCAGTAGCGCGAACATCGGCGACGGTGGGTGCTACTTCGAGCCGGTCCACGGCAGCGCGCCCGGAATGGCAGGAGCCGGGCGAGCCAATCCGATGGCCATGATCCTGACCATCGCGCAGCTCGCCGAGCATCTCGGTGAGGACGCCGCGGCCTCCCGAATTCGCACCGCGGTATCGAACGTCATCCGTGCCGGGACCACCGTTACGTACGATCTCGGCGGTTCCGCCAGCACATCCATCGCCGCCAAGGCCATCATCGAGGAGCTATCGTGA
- a CDS encoding MFS transporter translates to MTSTARTSSGDTAAFASNDVVGSALVEDAIEAASAAAPAPPASRLSFWLVTAATALALAASGTPSPLYVDYQAKWGFSATTITLIYGIYAGGVLLALLMMGGLSDRIGRRPVMLGSIGVLAASMVVFVFADNVGWLYAARAIQGAATGVFTGAAGAALSELHFRRDHRVASLVNSTATASGIAFGAVLTGVLAQWAPARLVTPYLVVAGLSVVVLVGIAIWVPETVANRQSLRSSLIRIQRLSLPAGIRREFAIGGLSVTAAWSVGGLYLALGGTIAKELLHVNNHLVAGLVILAVQGVGGVSQLIWNLTRPAATIRSSALVGSAALIVGLVLASIGLATSTSVTFFAGAIATGVGFGLAFMAGTRRVTQAAPDAQRGEVLAAYFVIAYIAISVPAIIAGLVSTHLGITETFYWFAGITSLIAAVVFVSSAREHNP, encoded by the coding sequence GTGACATCCACTGCACGTACCAGTAGCGGCGACACGGCCGCATTCGCATCGAACGATGTCGTCGGATCCGCTTTGGTCGAAGATGCGATCGAGGCGGCGTCTGCTGCCGCGCCTGCCCCGCCGGCATCGCGCCTGTCCTTCTGGCTGGTCACCGCCGCCACCGCGCTGGCCCTGGCCGCCAGCGGAACACCCTCGCCTCTGTATGTCGACTACCAGGCGAAGTGGGGATTCTCGGCCACCACGATCACCCTCATCTACGGGATCTACGCGGGCGGTGTGCTGCTCGCCTTGCTGATGATGGGTGGTCTGTCCGATCGCATCGGCCGGCGTCCGGTGATGCTCGGCAGCATCGGAGTCCTGGCGGCGAGCATGGTGGTCTTCGTGTTCGCAGACAACGTGGGATGGCTGTACGCGGCCCGTGCGATCCAGGGTGCCGCCACCGGCGTGTTCACCGGTGCAGCCGGTGCTGCGTTGTCGGAGTTGCACTTTCGCCGCGATCATCGCGTCGCGTCCCTGGTGAACAGCACGGCGACGGCGTCGGGCATCGCCTTCGGTGCCGTGCTCACCGGCGTGTTGGCGCAGTGGGCACCGGCGCGGTTGGTGACCCCGTACCTGGTGGTGGCCGGACTGTCCGTGGTGGTTCTGGTGGGGATCGCGATCTGGGTTCCGGAGACGGTGGCGAATCGCCAGTCGTTGCGTAGCAGCCTGATCAGAATCCAGCGACTGAGCCTGCCCGCGGGTATCCGCCGTGAGTTCGCCATCGGGGGACTCAGCGTGACCGCGGCGTGGTCGGTCGGTGGCCTGTATCTCGCGCTCGGCGGCACCATCGCGAAGGAACTTCTGCACGTCAACAATCATCTGGTGGCCGGTCTGGTGATTCTGGCCGTTCAGGGCGTCGGCGGGGTCAGCCAACTGATCTGGAATCTCACCAGGCCCGCGGCCACCATTCGCTCGTCGGCACTGGTTGGATCTGCTGCGCTGATCGTGGGCCTCGTCCTGGCCTCGATCGGACTTGCCACGTCCACCTCGGTGACCTTCTTCGCCGGAGCCATCGCAACCGGTGTCGGCTTCGGCCTCGCTTTCATGGCAGGAACGCGCCGGGTGACCCAAGCGGCACCCGATGCCCAGCGCGGCGAAGTGCTGGCCGCGTATTTCGTGATCGCGTACATCGCGATCTCCGTGCCCGCCATCATCGCGGGGTTGGTGTCGACACACCTCGGCATCACCGAAACCTTCTACTGGTTCGCCGGCATCACCTCGCTGATCGCCGCGGTGGTCTTCGTGTCCAGTGCCCGCGAGCACAATCCCTGA
- a CDS encoding LysR family transcriptional regulator, translating into MTDLDEIAMRHLRYFLTVVREGSVSAAAKELRIAQPSLSNQLRKLEARVGVELFARSAGGMTLTPAGRIFLDGVETIPTQFRAAVANAVRAEHNWSIGVCSGVPSHVIELVERALERQARDAMGTSASIELRSAGSTRQATLLEHGELSFGLARLPLDNDRLVAAQVWREELGVVVGKHHPFAAGPTVTWSQLVTQRLLWFDTAKAPLYASSLLTALHAAGWAPDLVVADTSRHILFQHLLQTNPDLVSLRPRSAIEPDPILQWKSISDGPALEERLGLTAMQGTDYAEIVQRAAVASGWLSGV; encoded by the coding sequence ATGACCGACCTCGACGAGATCGCCATGCGCCATCTCCGCTACTTCCTCACCGTGGTCCGCGAGGGCAGCGTGTCTGCGGCAGCCAAGGAACTGCGTATCGCCCAGCCGAGTCTGAGCAATCAGCTGCGCAAGCTCGAAGCGCGTGTCGGCGTCGAGCTGTTCGCCCGCTCGGCCGGTGGGATGACCCTGACGCCTGCCGGCAGAATCTTCCTCGACGGCGTGGAGACCATTCCCACCCAGTTCAGAGCGGCAGTTGCCAATGCTGTGCGAGCAGAACACAACTGGTCGATCGGGGTGTGTTCGGGCGTTCCGTCGCACGTCATCGAGTTGGTGGAACGAGCGCTCGAGCGGCAGGCCCGGGATGCAATGGGGACCTCGGCCAGCATCGAACTGCGCTCGGCCGGCTCGACGCGACAGGCCACGCTGCTCGAGCACGGAGAGCTCAGCTTCGGGCTCGCGCGGTTGCCGCTCGACAACGACCGGCTGGTCGCCGCGCAGGTGTGGCGCGAGGAGCTCGGTGTCGTGGTGGGCAAACACCACCCGTTCGCCGCCGGCCCCACCGTCACCTGGTCGCAGCTCGTCACTCAACGACTTCTGTGGTTCGACACCGCGAAGGCCCCGCTCTACGCAAGCTCACTCCTCACCGCCCTGCATGCGGCCGGTTGGGCACCCGACCTCGTGGTTGCCGACACCAGCCGCCACATCTTGTTCCAGCATCTCCTGCAGACCAACCCCGATCTGGTGTCGTTGCGGCCACGGTCGGCGATCGAACCGGATCCCATCCTGCAGTGGAAATCGATCTCCGACGGGCCCGCGCTGGAAGAGAGGCTCGGCCTCACCGCCATGCAGGGAACCGACTACGCCGAGATCGTGCAACGCGCCGCCGTGGCCAGTGGATGGCTGTCCGGGGTATAG
- a CDS encoding tautomerase family protein, whose product MPILHIVQTPGQSPEAKKELLEKLTSTYVEVTGAKPASVWATIEEVSKDDWSIGGETLADRAAKAALSS is encoded by the coding sequence ATGCCGATACTGCACATCGTTCAAACCCCGGGACAGTCGCCCGAGGCGAAGAAGGAACTGCTGGAGAAGCTGACGTCGACCTACGTCGAGGTCACCGGCGCAAAGCCCGCCAGTGTCTGGGCGACCATCGAAGAGGTGTCGAAGGACGACTGGTCGATCGGCGGCGAGACGCTGGCCGATCGCGCCGCGAAGGCAGCGCTGAGTTCGTAA
- a CDS encoding LysR family transcriptional regulator, with product MMHEGETGAAVTAADLMPKLAQFAAVAKSEHMTNAAAALGVPQPTMSRSLARLEEELGIQLFVRRGRSVRLTPAGKIFAQYVERAVEEIEAGIAHTLEAVDPGRGKVSFGFPLTMGGDAVPRIVRDFHTRYPRVSIDLMQGSGEDLLDALRCNAIDLTLISPPPSSPEIETVTVQIQYLRLLVPRGHRLAQQRSVLLREVQGEAFIGFPDFYWISDIVRKLCTRADFSPNVVFTSRESETIRGLVSSGLGVAVMPPTAARWPNIVELELIDQDAFREIGLVWLRDRTLPPPVELFRDFIVSRRHQFSGAPTIDPKRIDRKR from the coding sequence ATGATGCATGAGGGGGAGACCGGCGCGGCGGTGACAGCTGCGGATCTGATGCCCAAGCTGGCGCAGTTCGCAGCGGTTGCGAAATCCGAACACATGACCAATGCTGCTGCTGCGCTGGGTGTTCCGCAGCCCACGATGAGTCGGTCGTTGGCCCGGCTCGAGGAGGAACTCGGCATCCAACTGTTCGTGAGACGTGGCCGCTCGGTGCGCCTCACGCCGGCCGGCAAGATCTTCGCTCAGTACGTCGAACGTGCCGTCGAGGAGATCGAAGCGGGAATTGCGCACACGCTCGAGGCAGTCGACCCCGGTCGAGGAAAGGTGTCTTTCGGCTTTCCGCTCACCATGGGTGGCGATGCCGTTCCGCGCATAGTCCGCGACTTCCATACTCGATACCCCCGGGTGTCGATCGACTTGATGCAGGGAAGCGGTGAAGATCTTCTGGATGCATTGAGGTGCAATGCAATCGACCTCACACTCATCTCACCGCCCCCGTCGTCTCCTGAAATCGAGACGGTGACGGTGCAAATCCAGTACCTCCGCCTGCTGGTGCCGCGCGGTCATCGACTCGCACAGCAGCGTTCGGTGTTGCTGCGCGAGGTTCAGGGCGAAGCGTTCATCGGCTTCCCCGACTTCTACTGGATCAGCGACATAGTGCGAAAGCTGTGTACTCGAGCCGATTTCAGTCCCAATGTGGTGTTCACGAGCAGAGAATCCGAGACGATCCGTGGATTGGTGAGCTCCGGACTCGGTGTTGCGGTGATGCCGCCGACGGCAGCTCGGTGGCCCAATATCGTCGAGCTCGAACTGATCGATCAGGATGCGTTCCGAGAAATCGGACTGGTGTGGCTGCGCGATCGGACCTTGCCGCCACCGGTGGAGCTGTTCCGCGATTTCATCGTTTCTCGGCGGCACCAGTTCTCGGGAGCTCCGACGATCGATCCGAAGCGGATCGACCGAAAGCGCTGA
- a CDS encoding MFS transporter, protein MTNDTATASSNRRSTGLLVPTDRRYRRAMVALFSAGVSVFLLLYVTQGLLPQLASGLHVTPVIASLTISATTAGVAIGLIPMSSLSEIVGRVPVMTGSIFTAASIGVLLPLSPNAWWLISLRAVQGLALAGLPATAMAYLADRVDPRYTTAAIGIYLSGNSIGGLGSRFLAGVVSEFAGWRIALGVLGFTSMACAVVFRLLIPGEGARPEQPLTPRALVRTLGLHLRNPLLLRLYLLGALFMVVFGAVYTVLGFRLEADPFGLTEGAVGAFFLIYLVGTVISPRVGRVAGKIGVNRTLLAGAALAAVGTVVTRADSLIAIAIGLSIVTAGFFTGHVVASASASSSVSTARAQASALYLTVYYVANSVGATVATATFHSHGWNGVTVLCLCCMALAAIVALTLPRKVRPTENEDLS, encoded by the coding sequence ATGACCAACGACACCGCCACTGCCTCGTCGAACCGTCGGAGCACTGGACTCCTGGTTCCGACCGACCGTCGGTATCGGCGTGCGATGGTGGCTCTCTTCAGTGCCGGCGTGAGCGTGTTCCTGCTGCTGTACGTGACCCAGGGTCTGTTGCCCCAGTTGGCATCCGGACTTCACGTGACTCCGGTGATTGCCAGTCTCACCATCTCGGCCACCACCGCAGGCGTTGCCATCGGACTCATCCCCATGAGCAGCCTGTCCGAAATCGTCGGGCGCGTACCGGTGATGACCGGGTCGATCTTCACCGCCGCGTCCATCGGAGTGTTACTTCCGCTGTCTCCCAACGCATGGTGGCTGATCTCGTTGCGTGCCGTCCAGGGATTGGCATTGGCCGGCCTGCCCGCCACCGCGATGGCATACCTGGCCGATCGAGTCGACCCGCGGTACACCACCGCCGCGATCGGGATCTATCTGTCCGGCAACAGCATCGGCGGACTCGGCTCGCGGTTCCTTGCGGGTGTGGTCTCGGAATTCGCGGGCTGGCGGATCGCTCTGGGCGTTCTCGGATTCACCTCCATGGCGTGTGCCGTCGTTTTTCGGCTGCTGATACCCGGCGAGGGCGCTCGACCGGAACAACCCCTGACTCCCCGAGCTCTGGTGAGAACACTCGGCCTTCACTTGCGAAACCCCCTGCTGTTGCGCTTGTATCTCCTCGGTGCCCTGTTCATGGTGGTGTTCGGCGCGGTGTACACGGTGCTGGGATTCCGTTTGGAGGCAGATCCTTTCGGTCTCACCGAGGGTGCCGTCGGAGCGTTCTTCCTCATCTACCTGGTAGGAACGGTCATCAGCCCGCGCGTGGGCCGCGTCGCCGGAAAGATCGGCGTGAACCGGACGCTTCTGGCAGGTGCAGCTCTGGCAGCAGTGGGAACCGTTGTGACGCGTGCCGATTCACTGATCGCCATCGCGATCGGCCTGTCGATCGTCACCGCCGGATTCTTCACCGGCCACGTCGTGGCATCGGCGAGCGCAAGCTCCTCGGTATCCACCGCACGAGCGCAGGCGTCGGCTCTTTATCTCACGGTCTACTACGTGGCTAACAGTGTGGGTGCCACCGTCGCCACCGCCACGTTCCATTCCCACGGATGGAACGGCGTCACCGTTCTGTGCCTGTGCTGCATGGCGCTCGCCGCAATCGTCGCACTGACGCTCCCCAGGAAAGTTCGACCGACCGAGAACGAGGACCTCTCATGA
- a CDS encoding FAD-binding protein, with protein sequence MKHVDVIVIGCGAAGLASAVSILEHSPGAQLLVLERASVRHRGGNTAWTSSFFRTTAEGDPSIDFVERMHSLSEGRTPSEHIDALALGCRQTIEWLSGTHDIRFVTDNTYFLTSKGPRLMPQGGGASIVEKLVQSAERLGAQFRYESKVIGLSRLDEGWEVTIDGPDGAYDVRAAHVVVASGGFEGSPDLRKRYLGPTAEAMRTIAPGGNYNDGACIEFAVHNGAARGGQYDRFHGEPTDARSTRPEALVMAYPYGIVVDSHGRRFLDEGSDSPDNTFEELAYRIWRDAHQSAYLIADSRLLDIVGIDRAILTDRPPYTASTVAGLAERIDVPVDELEWTISRFNDACTTGKFDPHSCDGLGTQGLLPPKSNWARPLTEAPFLAWPLACVITFTFGGLATDASGRVLDTAGSAVPGLYAVGESAGIYYNTYPGATSVLRALNGGRLLGSTIAIIPTEDAAPQPLSSDRDRMSSHPA encoded by the coding sequence ATGAAGCATGTGGATGTGATCGTCATCGGCTGCGGTGCGGCCGGATTGGCCAGTGCCGTCAGCATTCTGGAGCACTCACCGGGCGCGCAGCTGTTGGTTCTCGAGCGCGCGTCGGTACGCCATCGCGGTGGCAACACGGCATGGACATCGTCGTTCTTTCGTACGACCGCAGAGGGTGACCCGTCCATCGATTTCGTCGAGCGAATGCACTCGTTGAGCGAGGGACGGACCCCGAGCGAGCACATCGACGCCCTCGCTCTCGGCTGCCGACAGACCATCGAATGGTTGAGCGGCACACACGACATCCGATTCGTCACCGACAACACGTACTTCCTGACGTCCAAGGGTCCGCGGCTCATGCCGCAGGGCGGTGGAGCATCGATCGTCGAGAAGCTGGTGCAGTCGGCCGAACGACTCGGAGCCCAATTCCGCTACGAATCGAAGGTGATCGGACTGTCTCGACTCGACGAAGGCTGGGAGGTGACGATCGACGGACCCGACGGCGCGTACGACGTGCGGGCTGCCCATGTAGTGGTTGCATCTGGCGGCTTCGAGGGGTCACCCGACCTGCGGAAACGCTACCTCGGTCCTACAGCCGAGGCCATGCGGACCATCGCCCCGGGCGGCAACTACAACGACGGCGCGTGCATCGAATTCGCCGTGCACAACGGCGCGGCCCGCGGGGGCCAATACGACCGTTTCCACGGTGAGCCGACCGATGCGCGGTCCACTCGTCCCGAAGCGTTGGTGATGGCGTACCCCTACGGCATCGTCGTCGACTCTCACGGTCGGCGGTTCCTCGACGAAGGGTCCGATTCACCCGACAACACCTTCGAGGAGCTGGCCTACCGGATCTGGCGCGATGCACACCAAAGCGCTTACCTCATAGCCGATTCCCGGCTGCTCGATATCGTCGGCATCGACCGGGCAATCCTCACCGACCGCCCGCCGTACACCGCGTCGACAGTTGCCGGACTGGCCGAGCGTATCGACGTCCCGGTCGACGAGCTCGAATGGACGATCTCTCGGTTCAACGATGCCTGCACCACAGGTAAATTCGACCCACACTCCTGCGATGGCCTCGGCACACAGGGGCTGCTTCCACCCAAATCGAACTGGGCCCGGCCACTGACCGAGGCACCGTTTCTCGCCTGGCCGTTGGCGTGCGTCATCACCTTCACCTTCGGTGGACTGGCCACGGATGCGTCGGGACGAGTTCTGGACACCGCAGGCAGTGCTGTTCCCGGCCTGTATGCGGTGGGCGAATCTGCTGGGATCTACTACAACACCTACCCCGGAGCCACCTCGGTACTCCGCGCCCTGAACGGGGGCCGCCTACTGGGCTCCACCATCGCCATCATCCCCACAGAAGACGCTGCCCCACAACCGCTCTCATCGGACCGAGATCGAATGTCTTCGCATCCGGCATGA
- a CDS encoding GGDEF domain-containing protein has translation MFASSPVAQALSDADGLFVDVNAAYCELVGLSSSELLGRSATVHTHPDDLALHGSVEDLMAAGMAANKSVKAEVRFVRPNDEIRWVLLTLVPFTGPSDAEWTLAAALDITERKEVEDGILRASRTDQLTGALNRRGWSDYAVSVIDGHSVDTVVAVLDLDHFKQFNDNFGHAAGDRLLRDFASAARECIGVDGLLARWGGEEFVITLRNCDRRGALRSLEALASATATSGVTFSAGYTLQRPNEGLRHTLDRADALMFQAKRAGRNRMFTDAPR, from the coding sequence ATGTTCGCCTCCAGCCCCGTGGCGCAGGCTCTCTCCGACGCCGACGGATTGTTCGTCGACGTCAATGCCGCCTACTGCGAACTCGTCGGCTTGTCCTCCTCGGAACTGTTGGGTCGATCCGCGACGGTGCACACTCACCCGGACGACCTCGCACTCCACGGAAGCGTCGAGGATCTGATGGCCGCCGGGATGGCCGCGAACAAATCCGTGAAGGCCGAGGTGAGGTTCGTTCGACCGAACGACGAGATTCGCTGGGTTCTCCTGACTCTGGTTCCTTTCACCGGTCCGTCCGATGCCGAGTGGACGCTCGCTGCCGCTCTCGATATCACCGAACGAAAGGAAGTCGAGGACGGCATCCTGCGTGCGTCCCGAACAGATCAGCTGACCGGGGCACTCAACCGTCGCGGCTGGTCGGACTACGCGGTGTCCGTCATCGACGGCCATTCGGTCGACACCGTCGTCGCGGTTCTCGATCTGGACCATTTCAAACAGTTCAACGACAACTTCGGCCACGCAGCGGGCGATAGGTTGCTGCGCGACTTCGCGTCGGCGGCCCGTGAGTGTATCGGCGTCGATGGACTTCTAGCACGTTGGGGCGGAGAGGAATTCGTGATCACTCTGCGCAACTGCGATCGTCGTGGCGCTCTTCGATCACTCGAGGCTCTGGCATCCGCCACCGCGACTTCGGGTGTGACATTCTCCGCCGGATACACGCTCCAGCGACCGAACGAAGGTCTTCGCCACACACTCGACAGAGCCGACGCATTGATGTTTCAGGCGAAGCGCGCCGGCCGCAATCGAATGTTCACCGACGCACCTCGCTGA
- a CDS encoding class I SAM-dependent methyltransferase encodes MTHAFDKNYWEQHWNDRTSHTAQANPYLVEETAGSTPGTALDAGCGAGAEAIWLAGQGWQVTGADISAAALATAAQQAEGAGVDVTWIEADLTTWSPDERWDLVMTHYAHPSIPQLDFYRHIAQWVAPGGSLLIVGHLHDGGHHHSHGDDEQPPHEATVTAKDITALFDATAWRVDTAAERSRTVGGPAGHSKTLRDAVVRVTRQT; translated from the coding sequence ATGACACACGCATTCGACAAGAACTACTGGGAGCAGCATTGGAATGATCGAACATCCCACACCGCCCAGGCCAATCCGTATCTCGTCGAGGAGACAGCAGGTTCGACACCCGGCACCGCACTCGACGCGGGCTGCGGTGCGGGAGCGGAGGCGATCTGGCTGGCCGGGCAGGGTTGGCAGGTCACCGGTGCCGACATCTCCGCCGCCGCTCTCGCCACCGCCGCGCAGCAGGCCGAGGGGGCGGGCGTCGACGTCACCTGGATCGAGGCCGATCTGACCACCTGGAGTCCTGACGAGCGATGGGATCTGGTGATGACCCACTACGCGCATCCGTCGATTCCGCAGTTGGACTTCTATCGACACATCGCCCAGTGGGTGGCACCGGGTGGTTCGTTGCTCATCGTCGGACACCTGCACGACGGCGGGCATCACCATTCACACGGGGACGACGAACAGCCGCCGCACGAGGCCACCGTCACCGCGAAAGACATCACTGCTCTGTTCGACGCCACAGCGTGGCGCGTCGACACCGCAGCCGAACGCTCGAGGACGGTCGGCGGACCGGCCGGTCACTCGAAAACGTTGCGCGACGCGGTGGTTCGAGTCACGCGCCAGACCTGA
- a CDS encoding DinB family protein — MVISQQDDAESRVADAVLAITGGSLSSMTEILRDLGDELANTKPDLPGANSPYAIVFHCVAVIEYWAGSVIAGLKIPRDRAAEFTATGRVDDVITRLDDVRARLPEWVDVALREGIRDRTVIGTTRPELATATPEWVLTHLVRELAQHLGQLEITRDILRQE; from the coding sequence ATGGTGATATCGCAGCAAGACGACGCCGAAAGCCGAGTCGCTGACGCCGTTCTGGCGATCACCGGCGGAAGCCTGTCGTCGATGACGGAGATCCTGCGGGACCTGGGTGACGAGTTGGCCAACACGAAACCGGACCTGCCAGGTGCCAACAGTCCGTACGCCATCGTGTTCCACTGCGTAGCCGTGATCGAGTACTGGGCGGGCTCGGTGATCGCTGGCCTGAAGATCCCGCGGGACCGCGCCGCCGAGTTCACTGCCACAGGCCGGGTCGACGATGTGATCACCCGGCTCGATGATGTTCGGGCGCGTCTACCCGAGTGGGTGGATGTCGCACTACGCGAAGGGATTCGCGATCGGACCGTCATCGGCACCACACGCCCGGAGCTCGCAACCGCCACCCCGGAGTGGGTGTTGACCCACTTGGTGCGCGAGCTGGCCCAACACCTCGGCCAGCTCGAAATCACACGCGACATCCTTCGTCAGGAGTGA